One uncultured Methanobrevibacter sp. genomic window, TAAAAGCAGTACTGGACCAAGTTTCCTCATTAACTATTCAAAGTTCTTGGATGAGAAATTATTGAAACCAGGTTCAAGAGTAGCTTTAAATCAACAAACCTTTGGTGTTGTTGAAGTATTGCCTTCTGAAAAGGATGCAAATGTTTCAGGTATGGAAATTGACACCAAACCTGATGTAACCTATGATGTGATTGGTGGTTTGGATGATCAAATCATTGAAGTTAAGGAAACAGTGGAATTACCTTTAAAACATCCTGAATTGTTTGAAAAGGTAGGTATTGACCCACCTAAAGGTATTCTATTGTATGGTCCTCCAGGAACTGGTAAGACCTTGCTTGCTAAGGCAGTGGCTAACGAAACAAATGCAACATTCATTAAGGTTGTTGCTTCTGAATTCGTAAAGAAATATATTGGTGAAGGAGCAAGAATGGTTAGAGAAGTGTTTGAGCTTGCTAAGGAAAAGGCACCAAGTATCATCTTCATTGACGAGCTTGATGCAGTGGCTGCACAAAGACTTAAAAGTTCCACCAGTGGAGATAGAGAAGTTCAAAGAACTCTCATGCAATTGCTTGCAGAATTGGATGGATTTGAATCCCGTGGGGATATTGGTATCATTGGTGCTACCAACAGACCGGATATATTGGACCCAGCATTGCTCAGACCTGGAAGATTCGACAGATTCATTGAAGTTCCAGCTCCAAATGAAGAAGGAAGACTTGAGATTCTCAAAATCCATACCAAGAGAATGAACTTGTCTTCTGATATTGATTTAAATGATATTGTAGCTCTTACAGAAGGATTCGCTGGTGCAGACTTAAAGGCTATCTGTACAGAAGCAGGTATGTTTGCTATCCGTGAAGAAAGAGACCATATCATTATGGCAGACTTTGAGGATGCTATTAACAAGATTTTAGGTAAAAATAAGGAAGGCCAATTAGATGACAATGGCGGAGTAATGTTCGGATAATTTCGAACTTACTTTTCATTTTTTTAATTTTTTTATTTATTTTAATTCTATTTTTTATATTTTCATACTCATTAAATGGCCTGTGATGAACCCTATGAGCTCTGATACGTGATGAATGATGGGCGATCTGAGGCCATTTTATTCTTATTTTTTTTAAATTATTTTTATTTCTTTTTTTAATTCTTCTTTTTTTATTTTTTTATATTTTTATTCTTCTTTTTTTATTTTTTATTATTATTCTTTTAATTTATTTCACTTTTTTTAAGTTTATCTAACTTATTTTCTCTTGATTTATTCAATTTTAACCTATTCTTTTACATAAACTATATTTAAAATAAAAATTATAAATATAAACTAATGTTTGGTAAAGATAAAAAAGAAGAATTTCATGAAAAAATATTATATGAGGCACAACCTAATATTTTTGTCTATTCAAAAGGAATTTTAATATCAATGTTTGTTCTCGGATTTTTATTTTTCTTGTATTCTGCGGGTATTCAATACATTGGGAACATGAATGTCTATTTGATTGAATCAACTAAAGTTCCAATGACACGTTATTTTGCAATAGCTGTGTTTATCTTAATAATGATTGTATTGCTATACATCATATTAAAGCTTTTAATCTGGACTTCAATCAAGTATACAATCACTGAAAGCAGAGTGATTGTTGAGAAGGGCATACTATTGCAAAAGAAAAACTACATGCCTTTTAACACTATTCAGGATGTTAGCCGTTCCCAAAGTCTTTTAGGAAAAATATTTTCAGTAGGCACTATAACATTATACAGTGCTTATGATGGAAAGGATTTGGAATTGAAGGATGTTTCCAGCCCTAAAAAGATTGAAGATATCATATTTGAGAATATAAGGGGAACCCATTTAAGATCTCGCAATTTTTATGATGATGATTTTAATTCCAATTTCAATCCAATAAGGCCAAATCAGGAACCTGGCCATTATAGGCGTATGGAGGATTTGGATGATTTGGAATTGGTCGATGCGAAAGAGCGTAAAAGACAACTTAGAGAAATAAGACGCCAAGCTAAACAATCCAGAAACAATCCAAATTATAACTCAAATTATAATTCCAATTATAATTCTCCTTATGGTTCCAATGATTCCTATTTTGATGATTATAATAGTTATAATGATTATGGTAGCTATGATTATGATAATTATTCAAGAGATAGGAACTATAGAGAAAGCAGGGCTCCTAGGGATAATTTCAATAATCAATATGATTCAAGAAGAAGGCCTGATTCACATCATCATCAGTATTCAGGAGCTATTAAAGATTCCTATTCAAGAAATCCTGATAAATACTTTGCAAATAATTATGAGGAATTCCATCAAAATAATTTAGATGCCCAAAGGGATTATAATGACCACATTCAAGGTGGAAATCAATATGCTAAGGATTATAATCAAGAGGCTCCAAAGACAGAACAGAAGTCCAAAGGTCTTTCCAGATTCAATCCATTTTCAAGCAATAAGAATGATGAGGATGTTTATGGAAATATATCTGATGCAGAGTTTGATACCACTATAAATCAGGCTATGCAGGATATGGGAGATAACCTTAAATTCAAACCATCTAATGATAATCGCTTTAGAGATAATCATAATCAATCTTATGGCTCTAGGGGATATGATAGGGGCTATGAAAATGGGCAAGGCAGGAATTATGATATGAATTATGATGGTTATGATGATAGATTCTATGATGACTTCTCTGATAGCCATTATAATGATAATTCTCAAAGATTCCATGATTCTAGACCTTTAAGAGATGATTACAATAATTCCAATCATTATGATAATCGTCATGAGAGCTTTAATCAAAGGGATTATAGGCAAAATGAGAATTTTAATGATAATTATAGGGGATCTAATTCAAGAAATCCAAATTATGGTTCCAATTCCCCACATTATGATGCAAATCATACCAGGTCATACTCTGGTGATGGTGAGATAGATTATAAATATAGAAGTCCTAGAGAATCAAGAAAAAGATCTGGACGTAATTCAAGTTCTCACTATGATAATTATAATCATTATAGGGATGAATCTGAGGGGGAAGCATCTGGAAAGGATAAAAAGAATAAAACTTCAGATGATCTCTTTGAAAAGCATTCCAGAAAATTCAGGAGATAATTTTCCATTAATTATCAATTTTTAATTAATTTAATTAATTCATTTCATTTTTAATATTTTTTATTTTATCTTTTATTAAGCTCTTTTATTTCAACTATGTGGGTTAACTATGAGTTTTGATTATGATGTCACTATCATTGGAGCAGGTCCGATTGGTTCAACTTTAGCATATGAATTATCTAAAGAAGATATTAACGTCTGTCTAATAGATAAGAAGAAAGTAATAGGATTGCCATTGCAATGTGCCGGCATAATCAATAAAAAAGTGTTGGACATCAATCAATTTCCAGAGGAATTAATATTAAATAAAGTCAAAGGTGCTATTTTACACAGTAAAACTCATTCATTATCTGTATCTAAAGAGGAAGACCAAGCAATAATTATTGATAGGGTTGCATTGGATCAATTCTTATACAACAGGGCTATTGATAATGGTGCTCATTCCTATTTGTCCTCTAAGGTTCTAGCTATTGATTTTAATGAAGGAAAAGTTTCATTTCAAAGGGAATCAACTGAAAAAACCATTAAATCAAAGATTATTGTTGGTGCAGATGGGCCTCTTTCCATTGTTTCTTCTGCATTTGGCAATGATTTGAAATTTTATTGTGCAAGCCAATATTTGGTGAAGGTTGATGAGGATAATGATCAAATGTCATTTGTAGATTTATATGCCTATGGAGATTTATTTCCCGGTTTCATATGGCAAATTCCAGTGAATAAAAATACTTATAGGATAGGTATGTTCTCCACATATGATTATAAAAGGCAAAATGAGATTTTAGATGATTTCTTAGAAAATGATTTCAGATACAATGATTATGAAATAATTGAAAAGTACAAGGGCAAGATTCCTATTTACAATAAGAATAATAAATTGTTTAAAAATAGGGGTTTGCTTATTGGTGATGCTGCTTCACAGATTAAGCCAACTACTGGTGGAGGGCTTTTGATAGGTTTTGAAGCGGTTGAGATGGCTAAAAAGGCTATTGTTAAAGCGTTGAATTCAGAAGATTTCAATTCCATAAACCATGAAAAGGAGACTAATGATGACAGCAAGATATTACAGGATAGTCTCAAATCTTATCAAAAGGATTTTGAAAAAAGATTCCTAAAGGAATTTTCATATCAGTTTAAGGTTCAAAAGACATTATGCACATTATCAGATGAAGATTTGGATTATTTCTTTGAAAAGCTAAAAGAAAAGGAAGCCGATAAATTGATATCTGAATATGGAGATATGGATAATCAATCAATACTTGTTAAGGAATTCTTGAAAAGAGGTTTGGTTCTATCATTGTTACCAGCCATTCATAAAAAGGAATTGGCTAAGATTTGGTTATTATAATGCTTATTATTTGATTAAAAATTAATGTATGATTATTAAAAAATTTATTATTTGATTAAAAATTAATCTATGATTATTAAAATATGTATTATTTGATTTAAAATTGGAGATAAAAAATGGATTTATTGTTAATCTTATCACAGGAACATGACAAATTACCATTGGCTGAACTTAGAGCCGTATTGGAAATTGAGGAAATAGAGACAGAAATGGAAATTGTTTGTCCGGGATTGGTTATTTTAAGAAATCTTGAAGAAGATGTTTTTGATGATTATTATAGAATCTTCGTTAGAAGGTTAGGTTATACTCATGAGGTTCATCAATTGATTGATGAATGTGATTATGAAGATTTGGACAGTGCTGTTAAAGCTATTGACTGGTCAGAATTTGTTGATGAGAACTTTGCAGTTAGAGTAAAAAGATTCAATACTGAAATAGATACGGTGGCTACTGAAAGAAGAGTAGGTCATTTGATTCTAACAAACACTGAAAATATTTCAGTTAACCTATCAAACCCAAAATCATTTATCAGAGTTGTAGCTCATCAAAGTCATGTTTATCTTTGCTTTGGAAAATATCAACTTAATAAGAAGTATTTTGAAGAAATGAAACCTCATAAAAGACCATTTTTCCATCCAGGTTGCATGAGCCCTAAACTTGCTAGATGTATGGCTAATTTAGCTAGGGTTAAAGAGGGGGATGTTGTGCTTGATCCTTTCTGTGGTACTGGAGGAATCCTTATTGAAGCAGGTCTTATTGGATGTAAGGTAATCGGTTGTGACATTGATTGGAAGATGAAAAAAGGAACTGCAACCAATTTGGAATATGCAGGAATCACAGACTATAAGACTCATGTAGTTGATGTCCGTGAACTTGAAATGTATGAAGAGGTTGATGCAGTTGTAACAGATCCTCCTTATGGAATTTCCACAACCACTTGTGGTGAAGGTGCCTCTGGTATTTTCAGTGAATTCTTGCAATCAATTGAACACAGTATGAAGAAAGATGCACTTTTAGTGATGGCTAGTCCACATACATTAGATATCGATTCACTGCTCAATGATGTAGGTTTCATATTATTGGAAAGGTATGAGATTAAAATGCATAGAAGTTTAACTCGTATCATTTCTGTGATAGCTAAAATTCATTAAATTGAATCATTTTATTTTTTTAATTAATAATTAGTTTACTATGTAGATAACATAGTAAACATTTTTTATTTTATTCTATTTTTTCTTTTTTTCCTAAATTTTTAATTATTTTTTCTTTCAAATTTTATTTTTATTTTTTTAGTTTTATTTTTTATTTTTAATTTTTTATACTATAAGAACACAATATATTCTTATGGAAATCAATAAGAATATTGAGTCAATAATCGGAGATCCGAAAAAAGCAATTAATAGGCTGGCTTATCCTACAATATTGTCTATGCTATTGATGTATGCAAATAACCTAATTGACAGTATGTGGGTAAGTGGACTTGGCTCTGGACCACTTGCCGCTTTAGGATTCATGTCTCCATTGTACTTGGTTATTATTGGTTTTGGTGTGGGGATTGGTGCAGGTGCCAATTCTTTGATTTCACGATTGATTGGTGCCAAACAATATGGGGAATCCAATAATGCAGCTATTCACAGTATTGTACTTGCATCAATAGTATCCATTCTTATTTTGTTGATTGGAGTTTTCTTTTTAAGGGATTTGCTTATTCTCTTTGGAGCCAGTGAAGTAATTGATTTTGCAATGGACTATGGGATGATTATCTTTTTAACTAGTTATATTATACTCTTTCCAGCAGTGGTTTCAAGTCTTTTTAGAGCAGAAGGGGATATTAGAAGATCGGCGGTGCCTTTGGTTGTCAATGCAATATTGAATATGGTAATGGATCCTATTTTTATTTATTACTTTAATTGGGGCATTAAGGGAGCAGCTATTGCAACAGTGTTGTCTACACTTGCAAACTTGCTTATGATGCTTTATTGGTATTTTATTAAAAGGGACACTTTCATAAAATTAAGCTTAAAGTATTATCATAGAAAAATGGAAATATATAAGGAAATCCTTTTGGTAAGCTTGCCTGCAAGCTGTGAAGAGGTGATTTATTCAATTGTAGCTATTTGCTTCAATTATTTGATTTTCATAACTGCTGGTACAATGGAAGTTGCTATTTTTACAGTTGTATGGAGATTTGTTTCCATTGGATTCCTGCCATGCATAGCTATTGGGGTCTCTACAATAACAGTTTCAGGAATTGCATATGGGGCTAGAAATTATGAAAACTTCAAGACAACAATAAACTATTCAACTTTCATCAGTTTTATTATAACCTTGATAATTTGCGCTATATTCTTTGTCTTTGCATATCCGATTTCAGAGGGATTCAATTTCATAAATGGAAATCCTCAAATGATTTCAAGAACTGCAGAGGTTCTTAGGATAATGGTTTTCTATAATCTTTTCATTCCATTTGGAGCAACTGCAGCATATGTTTATCAGGGTGTAGGTTCTGGATTCAAGTCATTGGCATTGACAATTTTAAGAGAATTGATTTTAAGCGTTTTCTTTGCTTATATCTTTGCAATTCCGCTTAAAATGGGAATATTTGGAGTTTATTTAGGTGCAATAATAGGTATGGTCTTAGGTTCTTTCATTGGATTTGTGTGCATAAAACTCTATGAGAGAAGCTTTAAAAAAGTGTGTGAAAAAACAGTTGTGTAAAAATAGAAAATTTATTTAAAATATAAAAAAAGTAAAAAAAGTAAAAGTTGGTAAATGTTTTACAAAAAGTTCAAAAGCTTGAACTAGTGTAAACCACAGCCAACACATTCATGTGCAGGAATACCGATTTCCTGTTCTTCATCGACTATTTCTTGTTTTAATTCTTGAACAGTCACTGAAATAAAGGAATATTCAGGTTTTTCAATGATTGGAGAAATTCCCTTAAAGTAGCAGTGGATATTTCCAGTGCATGCAATGTCAATGAGAATTGGTTCAGGGATTTTAAATCCTTTAAAGTATGATTCAATTTCGTTGATTTGATCTTTAGGAACTCTGAGGTTAAAAGACATCATTCCATCTTCTTTTGTTCTGATTCCAACGTGTGCTTGATTAACTAATAATTCGTTTCCGTATTCTTGTTTAAATATTACGCAGTCTTCTCTATTTACCATACTAGTCCCTCCATTTATTTCAGTATAATGTAAATTAAAGTTTTTATTAATTAGTTTATTATTATTGTTTTATTTAATATAAACTTTTTTATAAAAATCATTTTAAATTTTAATTTTCTTGTTGAAATTCCATGAAATTTTCCTTTATTTTCAAAAAATATAACCATATCAAGTCTTTATTTCAATATCGCTTGAATAATATTCTTAATTTAGTTAATAAAGCAAAATCTCTTAATTTTATTATTTTTTTATAGTTTCTAAGTGGTTTTTACCATAATATTTATATTAGTTTAATTACAAATCTATTGAATGCTATGTATTATATAATTATTTATATAATAATATGAAATTAAAGAGATTATGTAAAATTTATATAAATATGGCATTTAGAAAAAAATTAATGTACAAATTGAATTTATTTAAAAAACAAAAATCAAAAGATGGTTAAAATGAGTGACGTAAACAAAGATATCGGAATGAGGATTAGAGAATTAAGAGAATTGTCCGATATTACAACAGAAGAATTGATGTAGACGAAGAAACTTATATTTCATATGAAAATGGTATTATTGACATTCCAGCTAGTTTCTTATACCAAATTGCACAGATTTTCAATGTTGATTTAGCTTTGATTCTTACTGGTGAAGAAACTCGTATGACTTATTTTGATGTAACAAGAGCAGATAAAGGTTTTGCTGTTGACAGAAGGAAAGAATATAAGTATGAAAACTTATGTAAGAAATTTGTTCATAAAAAAGCTGAAATGTTTATTGTAACTGTTGATCCTAAAGAAGATGCTATTCCTTCTTTGAATTCACATGCCGGTCAGGAATTTAACTATATTCTTGAAGGAACCGTTAAAATATTCATTAAAGACAATGAGATTATTTTAAACGAAGGAGATTCTATATTCTTTGATGCAACTTGTGAACATGCAATGATTGCTTTAAATGATGAAAAAGCTAAATTTTTAGCTGTAATCATGTAATTGAAATAGAATATTTAATGAATATTTGACTGAGCATATTGAAAAAAATTATATTTAAATAATGAATATTTGACAGAAAAATTTACAATAAAATAAGAAGGATTAATGGCTATATTCAAGGGGAATATTAGCTTAGATTAAAATAGAGTGATAAAATGACATCTTTAATAGGAAACTTTGTAAACAGAGTTGATTTTAAATCGTACAAGGATTTTTACGATAATTTTGAATTTAATGTACCAAAGGACTTTAACTTTGGTTTTGATGTAGTGGACGAATATGCAAGAATAGACCCAGAAAAGCTTGCATTAATCTGGTGTGATGATAACGAGAAAAGGGTGTTTACCTTTTTGGATATGAAAAAATTATCCAATAAGGCTGCAAACCTCTTCAAATCACAAGGAATTAACAAAGGGGATGCAGTATTGCTTACCTTGAAAAACAGGTATGAATTCTGGATCTGCATGACTGCACTTCACAAAATCGGTGCAATAGCTATTCCAACCACTCACATGGTAAAGCTTCATGATATTATATATAGAGTGGAAAATGCAAGCATTAAGATGGTTGTCTCTGTTGAAGAGGACCAATTGATTCCAGATTATGAAGCTTGTGAACAAGAGTTAGGCATTGAGCTTAAGAAGGCTCTCGTAGGAAATATCAATAAGGAAGGTTGGTTAAACTTTGATGAGGAACTTGCTAAAATGAGTGATGAGTTTGAAAGGCCAACTGGAGAAGATGCAACTCACGAGGATGAGACTTTCCTCATTTATTTCTCAAGCGGTACTACTGGAAACCCTAAAATGGTTGCACATGCTCACACTTATGCAATTGGACACTTAATTACTGCTAAATACTGGCATAATGTTGTAGAAGACGGTGTTCACCACACATCTGCTGATACCGGATGGGGTAAAGCAGTATGGGGTAACTACTACGGTCAATGGATTTCAGGTTCTGCAGTATTTGTTTACGATTATGTAAGATTCAATGGTTTGGATTTAATGGAAAAGATCATTGAAAACAATGTAAACACTTTCTGTGCACCTCCAACAATCTACAGATTCTTGATTAAGGAAGACTTATCCCAATTTGACTTTTCAAATGTCCAATATGCAACTACTGCTGGAGAGCCATTGCCTCCGGAAGTATTTAAAAGATTCAAGGAATTCACTGGATTGGAAATTAAAGAAGGATTCGGTCAAACTGAAACCACTCTTTCATTGGCTACATTCATTTGGATGGAATCTAAAACAGGTTCTGTAGGAAAACCATCCCCTGCATTTAAAGTAACCCTTTTAGACTCTGACCACAATACTGTAGATATCGGTTCTGAAGGAGAAATCTGTTTTGATATAACTGGCGAAAGATCTGTAGGTTTATTTAAGGAATATTACAGAAACCAAGAGAAGACTGATGAAGTGTGCCATGATGGTTATTACCACTGTGGAGACACTGCATATGTTGATGAAGACGGTTATTACACATTTGTTGGTAGAAATGATGATATAATCAAGTCTTCAGGTTATCGTATTGGACCGTACGAAGTGGAAAATGCAGTAATTTCCCACCCTTCAGTATTGGAATGTGCAATTACTGGTGTTCCTGATGAATTGAGAGGCCAAATTGTTAAGGCAACAATCGTTCTTGCAAAGGGATTCGAGCCAAGTGAAGAGCTTAAAAAGGACATTCAGAATCATGTAAAGCATGAAACCGCTCCTTATAAGTATCCAAGAATGATTGAGTTTGTTGAAGAATTGCCTAAAACAATCAGTGGTAAGATTCAAAGAAAGATAATCAGAACTGAAGATGAGAATAAACTTAAATAATTATTTTTCTCTTCTTATTATTTTTTTTAAACTTTTCAATTAATAATCAGATTAAGTTTAAAAATCAATAATCAATCTTATTAAATTATACAATTTCAAAAAATTAAAAAATTAAATTTATTATAGGATAGTGAATAAATGAATGTAAATCAAATTAAACCATATCCTGTCATTAGCAAAAACAATTGTAAGGCATGTTTAAGATGTATAAGCGCTTGCAAAGAGGAATGCCTTAAATTAAGTGAAGAGATTAATGATAGTGGATATCAATATGCAGAATATACTGGAGAAGGCTGTATTGGTTGTGGAGATTGTTATTACACTTGTCCTGAACCATTAGCTATTGAAGTTCATATTCCTAGAAGGACTAGAAAACCTAAAGGAGATGCTTAAATGAGTAACCAAATTGTAAAAGGAAATACCGCTGTAATCATTGGAGCATTATATGCTGGTTGTGATTGTTTCTTTGGCTATCCAATCACCCCTGCAAGTGAGATTCTCCATGAGGCATCCAAATATTTCCCAATGGTAGGAAGAAAATTTGTACAGGCTGAAAGTGAAGAGGCTTCTGTAAACATGATCTATGGTGGAGCTTCAACTGGTCACAGAGTTATGAGTGCATCATCTGGGCCTGGAATCAGCTTAATGCAAGAAGGATTCACCTTTTTAGCTGGTGCAGAATTGCCTGCAGTTATTGTAGATGTAATGAGAGCAGGTCCTGGTTTAGGTAATATCGGTCCTGAACAAGGAGATTATAATCAAATAGTAAAAGGTGGAGGTCATGGAAACTATAGGAATATAGTATTGGCACCTAACAGCGTTCAGGAAATGTGTGACTTCACCATGAAGGCATTTGAGCTTTCAAACAAATACAGAAACCCTGTTGTAGTGCTTGCTGATGCTGTATTAGGTCAAATGGCTGAACCTTTAAGATTCCCTAAGGAGGCAATTGAACCTAAGATTGATGAATCATGGGCTGTAAGGGGAAATAAGGAAACCATGAACAATTTAGTAACTTCCATTTTCCTTGACTTCAATCAATTAGAGGATTTCAACTTCCAAATTCAAGAAAAGTATGAAACCATCAGGCAAAATGAAGTTGTCTATGAGGAGTATATGGTTGAAGATGCTGAAATTGTAATTGTAGCTTACGGAACAAGCAGCAGATTATCCAGAACTGCTGTTGATGTTGCAAGAGAAAAAGGCATTAAATTAGGTCTCTTAAGACCAATCACCTTATTCCCATTCCCAGAGAAAAGAATTAAGGAATTGGCAGATAAAGGTGTTCAATTTGTTTCTGTTGAAATGAGTAACGGTCAATTAAGAGAAGATGTTAAGGCAGCAGCTAATTACGATGATGTCCATTTGGTAAACAGAATGGGTGGAAATGTAATTGAGCTTAAGGATATTCTTAATGAAATCTATAAGATGGTAGGAAGTGATGAACGTCACAAGGTTCAAAGTGACGAAAAGGATTATGATGCAAGCTACCTAAATGATAAGGAATATCAGGAAGAATTAGACAATGATAACTATTATAATCATAGGGTTGTAGATTAGGGAGGTGAAAGTATGGATAATATTAAAGTAACTGATGAAAACACTGAAAAAGTTCAAATGACTGAAATCGAAGAAAAAGTTATTAAAAAGCCAGAATCCTTATATGACAGCTTCCCTAGAAAAGGAAATGACATTTACAATACTCATTACTGCGCTGGTTGCGGTCATGGTATTTTACATAAATTGATTGCAGAAGTGATGGATGAATTGGATATCCAAGAAAGATCCGTAATGATTTCTCCTGTAGGATGTGCTGTATTCGGTTATTACTACTTCAATTGTGGAAATGTACAGACTGCACACGGAAGAGCTCCTGCAGTTG contains:
- a CDS encoding AMP-binding protein; amino-acid sequence: MTSLIGNFVNRVDFKSYKDFYDNFEFNVPKDFNFGFDVVDEYARIDPEKLALIWCDDNEKRVFTFLDMKKLSNKAANLFKSQGINKGDAVLLTLKNRYEFWICMTALHKIGAIAIPTTHMVKLHDIIYRVENASIKMVVSVEEDQLIPDYEACEQELGIELKKALVGNINKEGWLNFDEELAKMSDEFERPTGEDATHEDETFLIYFSSGTTGNPKMVAHAHTYAIGHLITAKYWHNVVEDGVHHTSADTGWGKAVWGNYYGQWISGSAVFVYDYVRFNGLDLMEKIIENNVNTFCAPPTIYRFLIKEDLSQFDFSNVQYATTAGEPLPPEVFKRFKEFTGLEIKEGFGQTETTLSLATFIWMESKTGSVGKPSPAFKVTLLDSDHNTVDIGSEGEICFDITGERSVGLFKEYYRNQEKTDEVCHDGYYHCGDTAYVDEDGYYTFVGRNDDIIKSSGYRIGPYEVENAVISHPSVLECAITGVPDELRGQIVKATIVLAKGFEPSEELKKDIQNHVKHETAPYKYPRMIEFVEELPKTISGKIQRKIIRTEDENKLK
- a CDS encoding ferredoxin family protein, which translates into the protein MNVNQIKPYPVISKNNCKACLRCISACKEECLKLSEEINDSGYQYAEYTGEGCIGCGDCYYTCPEPLAIEVHIPRRTRKPKGDA
- a CDS encoding PH domain-containing protein: MFGKDKKEEFHEKILYEAQPNIFVYSKGILISMFVLGFLFFLYSAGIQYIGNMNVYLIESTKVPMTRYFAIAVFILIMIVLLYIILKLLIWTSIKYTITESRVIVEKGILLQKKNYMPFNTIQDVSRSQSLLGKIFSVGTITLYSAYDGKDLELKDVSSPKKIEDIIFENIRGTHLRSRNFYDDDFNSNFNPIRPNQEPGHYRRMEDLDDLELVDAKERKRQLREIRRQAKQSRNNPNYNSNYNSNYNSPYGSNDSYFDDYNSYNDYGSYDYDNYSRDRNYRESRAPRDNFNNQYDSRRRPDSHHHQYSGAIKDSYSRNPDKYFANNYEEFHQNNLDAQRDYNDHIQGGNQYAKDYNQEAPKTEQKSKGLSRFNPFSSNKNDEDVYGNISDAEFDTTINQAMQDMGDNLKFKPSNDNRFRDNHNQSYGSRGYDRGYENGQGRNYDMNYDGYDDRFYDDFSDSHYNDNSQRFHDSRPLRDDYNNSNHYDNRHESFNQRDYRQNENFNDNYRGSNSRNPNYGSNSPHYDANHTRSYSGDGEIDYKYRSPRESRKRSGRNSSSHYDNYNHYRDESEGEASGKDKKNKTSDDLFEKHSRKFRR
- a CDS encoding TIGR01177 family methyltransferase codes for the protein MDLLLILSQEHDKLPLAELRAVLEIEEIETEMEIVCPGLVILRNLEEDVFDDYYRIFVRRLGYTHEVHQLIDECDYEDLDSAVKAIDWSEFVDENFAVRVKRFNTEIDTVATERRVGHLILTNTENISVNLSNPKSFIRVVAHQSHVYLCFGKYQLNKKYFEEMKPHKRPFFHPGCMSPKLARCMANLARVKEGDVVLDPFCGTGGILIEAGLIGCKVIGCDIDWKMKKGTATNLEYAGITDYKTHVVDVRELEMYEEVDAVVTDPPYGISTTTCGEGASGIFSEFLQSIEHSMKKDALLVMASPHTLDIDSLLNDVGFILLERYEIKMHRSLTRIISVIAKIH
- a CDS encoding NAD(P)/FAD-dependent oxidoreductase — its product is MSFDYDVTIIGAGPIGSTLAYELSKEDINVCLIDKKKVIGLPLQCAGIINKKVLDINQFPEELILNKVKGAILHSKTHSLSVSKEEDQAIIIDRVALDQFLYNRAIDNGAHSYLSSKVLAIDFNEGKVSFQRESTEKTIKSKIIVGADGPLSIVSSAFGNDLKFYCASQYLVKVDEDNDQMSFVDLYAYGDLFPGFIWQIPVNKNTYRIGMFSTYDYKRQNEILDDFLENDFRYNDYEIIEKYKGKIPIYNKNNKLFKNRGLLIGDAASQIKPTTGGGLLIGFEAVEMAKKAIVKALNSEDFNSINHEKETNDDSKILQDSLKSYQKDFEKRFLKEFSYQFKVQKTLCTLSDEDLDYFFEKLKEKEADKLISEYGDMDNQSILVKEFLKRGLVLSLLPAIHKKELAKIWLL
- a CDS encoding MATE family efflux transporter, producing the protein MEINKNIESIIGDPKKAINRLAYPTILSMLLMYANNLIDSMWVSGLGSGPLAALGFMSPLYLVIIGFGVGIGAGANSLISRLIGAKQYGESNNAAIHSIVLASIVSILILLIGVFFLRDLLILFGASEVIDFAMDYGMIIFLTSYIILFPAVVSSLFRAEGDIRRSAVPLVVNAILNMVMDPIFIYYFNWGIKGAAIATVLSTLANLLMMLYWYFIKRDTFIKLSLKYYHRKMEIYKEILLVSLPASCEEVIYSIVAICFNYLIFITAGTMEVAIFTVVWRFVSIGFLPCIAIGVSTITVSGIAYGARNYENFKTTINYSTFISFIITLIICAIFFVFAYPISEGFNFINGNPQMISRTAEVLRIMVFYNLFIPFGATAAYVYQGVGSGFKSLALTILRELILSVFFAYIFAIPLKMGIFGVYLGAIIGMVLGSFIGFVCIKLYERSFKKVCEKTVV
- the pan gene encoding proteasome-activating nucleotidase; the encoded protein is MEDSPNEVQNIASPTKIDEVDEPKTVEELQKKLDLLKAENTKTKRNLMWKVRKLEKDKILTENEKIRLERELKSLRGEVERFRSPPLILATITEVIDDSRLTVKSSTGPSFLINYSKFLDEKLLKPGSRVALNQQTFGVVEVLPSEKDANVSGMEIDTKPDVTYDVIGGLDDQIIEVKETVELPLKHPELFEKVGIDPPKGILLYGPPGTGKTLLAKAVANETNATFIKVVASEFVKKYIGEGARMVREVFELAKEKAPSIIFIDELDAVAAQRLKSSTSGDREVQRTLMQLLAELDGFESRGDIGIIGATNRPDILDPALLRPGRFDRFIEVPAPNEEGRLEILKIHTKRMNLSSDIDLNDIVALTEGFAGADLKAICTEAGMFAIREERDHIIMADFEDAINKILGKNKEGQLDDNGGVMFG